Proteins from a genomic interval of Oceanispirochaeta sp. M1:
- a CDS encoding IS3 family transposase yields the protein LYDYVNWYNNKRIHGSLGYLTPVEYKTLMSEKIVS from the coding sequence AACTATATGATTATGTAAATTGGTATAATAATAAAAGGATTCATGGGTCTCTGGGGTATTTAACACCAGTGGAATACAAAACTTTGATGTCCGAGAAAATAGTGTCCTAA